Proteins encoded in a region of the Mycolicibacterium duvalii genome:
- the culp6 gene encoding carboxylesterase Culp6, with the protein MPKTNRRKRHRLLALTAAGAVGLVVVLIVAIVIVVLRRPDAPPTAVPPSAVPPTAVPPTSKPRPDFQDASCPDVQLVSIPGTWESSVSLDPFNPVQFPAALLLNVTNPIRGQFGSDRLEVFTVPYTAQFHNPLSADQQMSYNDSRAEGTRAAVAAMTDMNNRCPLTSYVLVGFSQGAVIAGDIASDIGNGRGPVDQDLVLGAVLIADGRREPGVGQDVGPNPPGQGAEITLHEVPTLSALGLTMSGPRPGGFGALDNRTYEICARGDLICAAPESAFNITALPKTLEVLSGGAGQPVHAMYATPQFWSVDGLSATQWTLNWAQGLVDNAPQPKHG; encoded by the coding sequence ATGCCGAAGACCAACCGGCGAAAACGCCACCGCTTGCTCGCGCTCACCGCCGCCGGCGCCGTGGGGCTGGTGGTGGTGCTCATCGTGGCCATCGTGATCGTCGTGCTGCGCCGGCCCGACGCACCGCCGACCGCGGTGCCCCCGTCGGCCGTGCCGCCGACCGCGGTGCCGCCGACCTCCAAGCCGCGGCCGGACTTCCAGGACGCGAGCTGCCCGGACGTCCAATTGGTGTCGATCCCCGGGACCTGGGAGTCCTCGGTGTCGCTCGACCCGTTCAACCCGGTGCAGTTCCCGGCCGCGCTGCTGCTCAACGTCACCAACCCGATCCGCGGGCAGTTCGGCAGTGACCGCCTGGAAGTGTTCACCGTCCCCTACACCGCACAGTTCCACAATCCGCTGTCGGCCGACCAGCAGATGTCGTACAACGACAGCCGGGCCGAGGGCACGCGGGCGGCCGTCGCCGCGATGACGGACATGAACAACCGCTGCCCGCTGACCAGCTACGTGCTGGTCGGCTTCTCGCAGGGGGCGGTGATCGCCGGTGACATCGCCAGCGACATCGGCAATGGACGCGGACCCGTCGACCAGGACCTGGTGCTGGGGGCGGTGCTGATCGCCGACGGCCGGCGGGAGCCCGGCGTCGGCCAGGACGTGGGCCCCAACCCGCCGGGGCAGGGCGCCGAGATCACCCTGCACGAGGTGCCGACATTGTCGGCGCTGGGGCTGACGATGTCCGGCCCCCGCCCGGGCGGCTTCGGCGCGCTCGACAACCGCACCTATGAGATCTGCGCACGCGGCGACCTGATCTGCGCGGCGCCGGAGTCGGCCTTCAACATCACGGCGCTGCCCAAGACACTGGAGGTGCTCTCCGGCGGTGCGGGCCAGCCGGTGCATGCGATGTACGCCACGCCGCAGTTCTGGTCTGTCGACGGGCTCTCGGCCACTCAGTGGACGCTGAACTGGGCGCAGGGTCTCGTCGATAACGCGCCGCAGCCAAAACATGGCTGA